A single genomic interval of Spinacia oleracea cultivar Varoflay chromosome 6, BTI_SOV_V1, whole genome shotgun sequence harbors:
- the LOC130463534 gene encoding uncharacterized protein: MTYRKRVRSAAKTDGTHGPDTAHTSSLSEEASQPTKKHATEPQLSQVSSITTTVKFGPFSPQGTLTSVVAPPCSSTSKSALQTEDILGAIWKRPPTSLPSSSLMEATKDKFLPKLSSTISPEVPTSIPPSNTSKSQKHPSTSSGHVPPHISPVSHISPNMPPNMPPIIPPSTHIKPSSRASQNNQQQNNNEKPKENSTKSKSLRVKSYPDWPVDIDFDDKEEVLTIDAKRNA, encoded by the exons ATGACTTATCGCAAGAGGGTTAGATCTGCTGCTAAAACAGATGGTACACATGGTCCAGATACCGCACATACCTCATCTTTGAGTGAAGAGGCATCACAACCCACCAAAAAACATGCTACTGAACCACAATTATCTCAAGTTTCTTCTATTACTACTACTGTCAAATTTGGACCATTTTCTCCACAAGGTACACTTACATCAGTGGTTGCACCTCCATGTTCGAGTACTTCAAAAAGTGCATTGCAAACCGAAGACATACTTGGAGCTATATGGAAAAGGCCACCTACTTCCTTACcatcaagttcacttatggaaGCAACTAAAGATAAATTCCTACCTAAGCTTTCATCCACAATCTCACCTGAAGTTCCGACTAGTATTCCACCTTCTAATACATCAAAATCACAAAAACACCCTTCTACTTCCTCTGGTCATGTCCCACCTCATATCTCGCCTGTTAGTCATATCTCACCTAATATGCCACCCAATATGCCACCTATTATCCCACCTTCTACTCATATTAAACCATCCTCAAGAGCTTCtcagaacaatcaacaacaaaacaATAATGAAAAACCAAAAGAGAACTCAACAAAATCGAAGTCCCTAAGGGTGAAGTCATATCCGGATTGGCCTGTAGATATAGATTTTGATGACAAGGAGGAGGTTTTGACCATTG ATGCGAAGCGTAATGCGTAA
- the LOC110792624 gene encoding uncharacterized protein, with translation MNTTEKLEERYSTQRPPMFSGKYYSYWKNRMEIFIKAENYQVWRVIEVGDFQVTKLNTSGETVPKPVAEFDKADYEKLELNAMAIKILHCGLGPNEHNRVMGCKNAKQIWDLLQVTHEGTNEVKRSKIDLLMHQYELFTMKPSETIQDMITRFTNIINELNSLGKIITPEEQVRKVLRSLPQDPWMAKVTALQETKDFTKFNLEQLAGSLLTHELQLNARPSENTKNRALALKTENDENSEEDEETALFARRFRRMFRNYKDVEHRSKPNRKFSKTDTGCHKCGNLEHRIRECPLWDQERGKGKETAKDRFKDNRNSFSKTEVRKGMVAAWGDTSSDEEQEQPNEEIAHLCLVAEHEEDESDSESDKFHASLVHIKSRLESMSKVELFDLLSCLTSDYEDLLKEKLDSDKKHQDTVNKLTEELEWTKNSNLDIDNRFFKHFDQNLHIKEMCEALRNENSWLKQDLIDLEIAKTKNLYKTELEKAQLELVKIHQEKTHLESELAKKTRHRIEVTPKWIEEARTKRTEGLGFNHKKHHPRKTRVDLYSDIVCTFCGLIGHYRVSCPKNQRCLEKNIEFTKTKWVKKSDLIPSKEPKLCWVPKNSN, from the coding sequence ATGAACACTACGGAGAAACTAGAAGAGAGATACTCAACACAACGACCTCCAATGTTTAGTGGCAAATACTATTCCTACTGGAAAAACAGGATGGAGATTTTCATTAAGGCTGAAAACTATCAAGTATGGAGAGTGATTGAAGTAGGAGACTTCCAAGTCACCAAGCTGAATACCTCTGGGGAAACTGTTCCCAAGCCTGTTGCTGAATTTGACAAAGCCGACTATGAAAAGCTTGAACTCAATGCCATGGCTATCAAAATCCTTCATTGTGGACTAGGTCCAAACGAACACAACAGAGTAATGGGCTGCAAGAACGCGAAGCAGATTTGGGATCTGCTTCAGGTCactcatgaaggaacaaacGAAGTTAAGAGATCAAAGATTGATCTCTTAATGCACCAATACGAGCTGTTCACCATGAAGCCATCTGAAACGATTCAAGATATGATCACTCGCTTCACAAACATTATCAATGAACTGAATTCTCTTGGCAAAATCATAACTCCTGAGGAACAAGTCAGGAAGGTCCTAAGGAGTCTACCACAAGATCCCTGGATGGCTAAAGTCACGGCCCTCCAAGAAACTAAAGACTTCACCAAGTTTAACCTGGAACAACTGGCTGGATCTCTCCTAACTCACGAACTGCAATTGAACGCACGACCTTCAGAGAATACCAAAAATAGGGCTCTTGCTCTAAAAACCGAAAATGATGAAAActctgaagaagatgaagagacaGCTCTGTTTGCTAGGAGGTTCAGAAGAATGTTTAGGAACTACAAAGATGTGGAACACAGAAGTAAACCAAATCGAAAGTTCTCTAAAACCGACACTGGATGCCATAAGTGTGGAAACTTGGAACATCGCATTAGGGAATGTCCCCTATGGGATCAAGAAcgaggaaaaggaaaggaaacagCCAAAGACAGATTCAAAGACAACAGGAACTCCTTTTCCAAAACTGAGGTAAGAAAAGGCATGGTTGCTGCATGGGGAGACACTTCTTCAGATGAGGAACAGGAACAGCCCAACGAAGAAATTGCTCACCTGTGTCTTGTAGCTGAACATGAAGAAGACGAATCAGACTCAGAATCTGACAAATTCCATGCAAGTCTTGTTCATATTAAAagtagacttgaatccatgtctaAAGTAGAATTGTTTGACTTACTTTCATGTCTCACTAGTGACTATGAGGATCTCCTAAAAGAAAAACTAGACTCAGACAAAAAACACCAAGACACTGTCAATAAACTCACAGAGGAGTTAGAATGGACCAAAAACTCAAACTTAGATATTGACAATCGCTTCTTTAAACACTTTGATCAGAACCTTCATATAAAAGAAATGTGTGAagccttacgcaatgagaactCCTGGCTAAAACAAGATCTGATTGACCTAGAAATAGCCAAAACCAAGAACCTCTATAAAACTGAACTAGAAAAAGCTCAGTTAGAACTAGTCAAAATTCACCAAGAAAAGACCCACCTAGAAAGTGAATTGGCTAAAAAGACCAGACACAGAATAGAGGTAACACCAAAATGGATAGAAGAAGCTAGAACCAAACGCACAGAAGGTTTAGGTTTTAACCACAAAAAGCaccatcctagaaaaaccagagTAGATCTATACAGTGACATAGTATGCACCTTCTGTGGTCTAATCGGTCATTATAGAGTCTCCTGCCCTAAAAACCAAAGGTGCTTGGAAAAGAACATCGAATTCACCAAGACTAAATGGGTAAAGAAAAGTGATTTGATTCCAAGTAAGGAACCCAAGCTATGCTGGGTTCCTAAAAACTCTAACTAA
- the LOC110792625 gene encoding uncharacterized protein, with product MDTSWIDLRKGDADYYNGCMKFLEVAKETLLEGMTRCPCNKCKLNNSYPLEEVGGHILFYGFFKNYRQWVFHCKDEESNTIEIPSDQAKVVSRDDIDGLLGAAFRVDNSAQTTNEPQDPSLSEANFEDEDSYNMYEELNFDCEEDDEFPSTNTNEEEAKYKRLREASGEGLYEGCTTFSKLPFLLHLFHLKCMFHWSAASFNKLLELLLDAFPNIKEFPSSYYEGMKIMKDLGLGYEKIHACPNDCMLYWGEFAEKSECHICHTSRWKNVKENEGDITENVKETRKKGVPAKVMRYFPLIPRLKRLYMSSKTAEDMRWHFDRKDEKIISHPADGEAWKKFDQKYEEFAKDPRSVRLGLASDGFNPYRLMNISYSTWPVILIPYNLPPWLCMKSTSFILSLIIPGKFGPGMDIDVYLQPLIHELKLLWEGVDAFDAHSGKSFKMRAALLSTVNDFPAYAMLSGWSTRGYKACPSCVDSGCAYSFGGKIVYSGARKWLPIDHPYHLQANLFDGKEEYGLAPVPPSGTEVLKQQEKVKYVYGKSKNVPKKRGRQEDDEIDDDVDDEQDDVVLWKKKSILFELEYWEHNPLRHNLDVMHIEKNVCDNFLGTLLGMEKSRDDKNARLALKERNIKSHLWPESHPNRAKDYLPPASYTMSKEEKERFLNVLQKLKVLDGYGSNLQRCVNLKQRKLINLKSHDNHVLMQDILPVALRASNATKVIDLLDELSDFFKKICSTAIERSELDNIQSRLVLTLCKMEQEFLPTFFTIMVHLLIHLVDEVKLGGPVHYRWMYPIERYLAFLKSHVSNKAQPEGSIAEGYLLWETIAFCSRYLESVETIFNRSKRNEDGIPNINNYLYYSGGRVVGMKENVRLGDNSLKQAHRYVLLHSDEMKPANNLNDSTKEGKLRKALARGLSNRGKRMKSIIINGYKFDTVDRERSRKTQNSGIMVEADGQEYYGKLKEILEFDYYGSFKVLMFRCDWVDVQRGFKTYPSGRVRVNFSKLMHTGQNLKDDPFIFSSQAKQVFYIEDEIQKGWFHVIKTKPRDLFDIPDDDDDDDYVQCVQSVLCSVCSLFCAVLCSLVVQCVQSVLCSVCIFSAGSPGVAVRLQGVWFSSMLCAFLCCVPFFLRLCLAANLESEL from the exons ATGGATACTAGTTGGATTGACTTACGAAAAGGGGATGCCGATTATTATAATGGTTGCATGAAATTTTTAGAGGTTGCTAAGGAGACTCTTTTAGAGGGAATGACTCGATGCCCATGTAATAAATGCAAGTTGAATAACTCATATCCCTTAGAAGAGGTAGGAGGACACATTTTATTTTACGGTTTTTTTAAGAACTATAGACAATGGGTTTTCCATTGTAAAGATGAAGAGAGTAATACCATAGAGATCCCTAGTGATCAAGCAAAGGTAGTAAGTCGAGATGATATTGATGGGTTACTAGGAGCAGCTTTCAGGGTTGACAATAGTGCACAAACCACCAACGAACCCCAAGACCCATCATTAAGTGAAGCAAATTTTGAAGATGAAGATTCGTATAACATGTACGAAGAGCTAAATTTTGATTGTGAGGAAGATGATGAATTTCCATCAACCAACACCAATGAGGAAGAAGCGAAGTATAAACGATTAAGGGAAGCTTCTGGTGAGGGTTTATACGAGGGGTGTACAACTTTCTCAAAGTTGCCGTTTCTATTGCACTTGTTTCACCTGAAGTGTATGTTCCATTGGTCTGCCGCATCATTTAATAAGTTGCTTGAACTTCTATTAGACGCATTTCCTAATATTAAGGAGTTTCCTTCGTCGTATTATGAAGGCATGAAGATAATGAAGGATTTGGGTTTGGGTTACGAGAAAATCCATGCATGTCCAAATGATTGCATGTTATATTGGGGCGAATTTGCAGAAAAAAGTGAGTGTCATATCTGTCACACATCAAGGTGGAAAAATGTGAAAGAAAATGAGGGCgatataactgagaatgttaaAGAAACACGTAAGAAGGGCGTTCCAGCTAAAGTAATGCGGTATTTTCCTCTCATCCCTAGACTAAAGAGGCTTTACATGTCTTCTAAAACAGCAGAGGACATGAGATGGCATTTTGACCGCAAGGATGAAAAGATCATAAGTCACCCAGCAGATGGTGAAGCTTGGAAAAAATTTGATCAAAAATATGAGGAATTCGCCAAAGACCCTCGTAGTGTTAGATTGGGTCTAGCAAGTGATGGTTTTAATCCATATCGTTTGATGAATATTAGTTACAGTACATGGCCAGTGATCCTGATTCCTTATAATTTGCCACCATGGCTTTGTATGAAGTCAACGTCATTCATTTTGTCTTTGATCATTCCTGGTAAGTTTGGTCCTGGTATGGATATTGATGTGTATTTGCAACCACTAATCCATGAGTTAAAATTGTTGTGGGAAGGTGTAGATGCCTTTGATGCTCATAGTGGAAAAAGTTTTAAAATGCGAGCAGCCTTACTCTCCACTGTAAATGACTTTCCGGCATATGCTATGTTGTCGGGTTGGAGTACGAGAGGTTATAAAGCTTGCCCTTCTTGTGTTGATTCTGGTTGTGCGTATAGTTTTGGTGGTAAAATTGTCTACTCTGGAGCTCGAAAATGGTTACCAATTGATCATCCTTATCATTTGCAAGCAAACTTATTCGATGGGAAAGAGGAATATGGTCTTGCTCCGGTTCCCCCAAGCGGGACAGAAGTTTTGAAGCAACAAGAAAAAGTTAAGTATGTTTATGGAAAGTCAAAAAATGTTCCTAAAAAAAGAGGGAGACAAGAAGATGATGAAATTGATGACGATGTTGATGATGAACAAGATGACGTTGTTCTGTGGAAAAAGAAAAGTATACTTTTTGAATTAGAATATTGGGAACATAATCCTCTTAGACATAATCTAGATGTTATGCACATTGAGAAGAATGTATGTGACAATTTCCTAGGAACACTTTTAGGTATGGAGAAGAGTAGAGATGATAAGAATGCTAGATTGGCCCTTAAAGAACGGAACATAAAATCTCATCTTTGGCCCGAATCTCATCCAAATCGTGCTAAGGACTATTTGCCTCCGGCTTCATACACCATGtctaaagaagagaaagaacgaTTTTTGAATGTCCTACAAAAACTTAAAGTTCTTGATGGATATGGATCTAATTTGCAAAGGTGTGTGAATTTGAAGCAGCGTAAACTTATTAATCTGAAAAGCCACGACAATCATGTCCTCATGCAGGATATCCTTCCTGTTGCTTTAAGAGCATCAAATGCCACAAAAGTAATTGATTTGCTTGATGAATTGTCGGACTTTTTCAAGAAGATATGTTCAACTGCTATTGAAAGAAGTGAATTAGATAACATTCAGTCGAGGCTTGTGTTGACTCTTTGTAAGATGGAGCAAGAGTTTCTGCCAACATTTTTCACAATCATGGTGCATCTACTAATTCATTTAGTGGATGAGGTCAAACTCGGTGGACCTGTTCATTATAGGTGGATGTATCCCATTGAGAG GTACTTAGCCTTTTTGAAATCTCATGTAAGTAATAAAGCGCAACCAGAAGGATCCATAGCAGAAGGGTACCTTTTATGGGAGACAATTGCATTTTGTTCGAGATATCTAGAAAGTGTTGAGACCATATTCAACAGATCGAAGAGGAATGAAGATGGTATTCCAAACATCAATAACTATTTATACTACTCTGGTGGTCGTGTAGTTGGGATGAAAGAAAATGTCCGTCTTGGTGACAATAGTTTAAAGCAAGCACATCGCTATGTTTTGCTTCATTCAGATGAGATGAAACCG GCCAATAACCTAAATGATAGCACGAAAGAAGGAAAATTGAGAAAAGCCTTGGCACGTGGTTTAAGCAATCGCGGGAAAAGGATGAAAAGCATTATTATCAATGGCTATAAATTTGACACGGTGGATCGTGAGCGATCTCGAAAGACTCAAAATTCTGGAATTATGGTAGAAGCTGACGGCCAAGAGTATTATGGAAAGCTTAAAGAAATATTAGAATTTGATTATTATGGTTCTTTCAAGGTTCTAATGTTCCGATGTGATTGGGTTGATGTACAAAGGGGTTTCAAAACATACCCGAGTGGCAGAGTTCGTGTTAATTTCTCGAAGTTGATGCACACTGGTCAAAATTTGAAAGATGATCCATTTATTTTCTCTTCTCAAGCGAAACAAGTTTTTTACATTGAGGATGAGATACAAAAAGGATGGTTTCATGTTATTAAGACTAAGCCTAGGGACTTGTTTGATATACCCgacgacgatgatgatgatga TTATGTGCAGTGTGTGCAGTCTGTTCTGTGCAGTGTGTGCAGTCTGTTCTGTGCAGTTCTGTGCAGTTTAGTTGTGCAGTGTGTGCAGTCTGTTCTGTGCAGTGTGTGCA TCTTCTCTGCAGGAAGTCCAGGTGTTGCAGTCAGGTTACAGGGAGTGTGGTTTTCGTCTATGCTGTGTGCATTCTTGTGTTGCGTGCCTTTCTTTTTGCGGTTGTGTCTTGCTGCTAATCTAGAATCTGAACTCTGA